The following coding sequences are from one Melanotaenia boesemani isolate fMelBoe1 chromosome 19, fMelBoe1.pri, whole genome shotgun sequence window:
- the polm gene encoding DNA-directed DNA/RNA polymerase mu isoform X4, translating to MRAGQPVEILDRHKLQQELQISEAEVIMFSVPSYACQRRTSLENHNTPLTEALSLLAENAELSEDDGRGVAFRRAAAVLKALPSPVTSMSQLKGLPCLGEHSLRVIKDILENGSSIEVESTKNSERYNALKVLTGIFGVGSKTAERWIRAGIHSLHQLQDSGQTLNRAQQAGLEHYDDINQPVTKAEADVIGEIVEKAVVSVLPGAQIVLTGGFRRGKLTGHDVDFLITHPEEGREVGLMSKVVSWLESKGFLLYQKTTRNSYLESKDGPGRPASNIDRFERCFSIFKLAKEKETRTKDPQEVTENRVSAETDQNPNSDKLMNKQTDTPWRAVRVDLVVSPISQFAFALLGWTGSKLFERELRRWAGHERSMSLSSHALFDNKKGRYLRASSEEEIFAHLGLEFILPSERNA from the exons ATGCGTGCAGGTCAGCCGGTGGAAATTCTGGACAGACATAAACTACAG CAGGAGCTGCAGATCAGTGAAGCAGAGGTTATCATGTTCTCAGTCCCCAGCTACGCCTGTCAGAGAAGGACCTCGCTGGAAAACCATAACACCCCCCTCACT GAAGCTTTGTCACTTCTGGCTGAAAACGCAGAACTCAGTGAGGATGACGGGCGAGGTGTGGCGTTCCGCCGGGCCGCCGCCGTGTTGAAGGCGCTCCCCTCGCCGGTGACGAGCATGTCGCAGCTCAAGGGGCTGCCCTGTTTGGGGGAGCACTCACTCAGAGTCATCAAA GACATTTTGGAAAATGGATCATCGATTGAGGTAGAGTCCACCAAGAATTCTGAGCGGTATAATGCGTTAAAG GTGTTGACGGGTATTTTTGGAGTTGGATCAAAAACAGCCGAGCGATGGATCAGAGCGGGGATACACAGCCTTCATCAGTTACAGGATTCGGGACAAACGCTGAATCGAGCTCAACAGGCAG GTCTGGAGCACTACGATGACATCAACCAGCCGGTCACTAAAGCAGAGGCTGATGTTATCGGGGAGATTGTAGAGAAAGCTGTTGTTTCTGTGTTACCAGGAGCTCAGATCGTTCTGACTGGAGGATTCAGGAG AGGGAAGCTGACGGGTCACGATGTCGACTTCCTGATAACGCACCCAGAGGAAGGCCGAGAGGTGGGACTGATGTCTAAAGTGGTCTCCTGGCTCGAGTCAAAG GGCTTCTTGTTGTACCAAAAAACTACTAGAAACTCTTACCTAGAGTCCAAAGACGGTCCAGGTCGGCCTGCCTCCAACATAGACCGCTTTGAGAGATGTTTCTCTATCTTCAAACTGGCCAAGGAGAAAGAAACCAGAACCAAGGATCCACAGGAGGTGACAGAAAACAGAGTATCAGCAGAAACGGATCAAAACCCAAACTCAGACAAACTCATGAACAAGCAGACAGACACGCCGTGGAGAGCTGTGAGAGTGGACCTGGTGGTCTCCCCCATCAGCCAGTTTGCTTTTGCTCTGCTGGGCTGGACCGGATCCAAA TTGTTTGAGAGGGAGCTGCGGCGCTGGGCGGGGCACGAGAGGAGCATGTCTCTGAGCAGCCACGCTCTGTTTGACAACAAAAAG GGTAGATATCTGAGAGCTTCGTCGGAGGAGGAGATATTTGCTCATCTTGGTCTGGAGTTCATCCTTCCATCAGAGAGAAATGCCTGA
- the gnsb gene encoding glucosamine (N-acetyl)-6-sulfatase (Sanfilippo disease IIID), b, whose amino-acid sequence MAGSRSGAGASGGRRTGQPTEVTLFTLLLALLTCCVRCAESSKPNIILVLVDDQDVQLGGMTPMKKTKALIGDTGATFVNAFTVTPLCCPSRSSILTGRYPHNHEVRNNSLSGNCSSTLWQNGPESQAFPLYLSKQKYQTFFAGKYLNQYGKKDAGDVGHVPPGWDQWHALVGNSQYYNYTLSVNGKEEKHSDRYEEDYLTDLILNRSLHFLDDRSPQHPFFIMLSPPAPHSPWTAAPQYQKEFSNVQAPRDGSFDKPGKDKHWLLRQPVNPMPNSSLTFLDNAYRRRWQTLLSVDDMVEMLVKKLDSIQELNNTYIFYTSDNGYHTGQFSLPIDKRQLYEFDIRIPLLVRGPGINPNQKLQAPVLNIDLAPTILDISGVNLSTVNMDGQSFLSQMAPSLRNGTARPFFLVEYTGEGNPTTDPACPKLGPGLSQCFPDCVCEDAYNNTYACVRTLDGKQDLQYCEFADSESFVEMYNLTSDPNQLENIVKKVDPSVLQAMNQRLIKLQSCAGSSCRDVM is encoded by the exons ATGGCCGGTTCAAGGAGCGGAGCTGGAGCTAGCGGAGGCCGGCGGACCGGACAACCGACAGAAGTCACGCTCTTCACGCTGCTGTTGGCGCTTCTCACCTGCTGCGTCAGGTGTGCGGAGAGCAGCAAACCCAACATCATCCTCGTGCTAGTCGACGATCAGGATGTTCAGCTCGGAGGGATG ACACCTATGAAGAAAACGAAAGCTTTAATCGGAGACACAGGAGCAACGTTTGTGAACGCT TTTACAGTCACGCCGCTGTGCTGCCCCAGCAGGAGCAGCATTTTGACAGGTCGGTACCCCCACAACCACGAGGTGCGGAACAACTCCCTGTCCGGGAACTGCTCCAGCACTCTGTGGCAGAACGGGCCTGAATCCCAGGCTTTCCCACTCTACCTCAGCAAACAGAAATACCAGACGTTCTTCGCTGGGAAATATCTGAACCAG TATGGTAAAAAAGATGCCGGAGACGTCGGCCACGTCCCCCCTGGCTGGGACCAGTGGCATGCACTG GTGGGAAACTCCCAGTACTACAACTACACACTTTCTGTGAAcggaaaagaggaaaagcacAGCGACCGCTATGAGGAAGACTACCTGACGGACCTCATA CTGAACCGGTCCCTTCACTTCCTGGACGACAGGAGCCCTCAGCATCCGTTCTTCATAATGTTGTCACCTCCAGCTCCTCATTCCCCGTGGACAGCAGCACCTCAGTACCAGAAAGAGTTCAGCAATGTTCAAGCCCCTCGAGATGGCAGCTTTGACAAGCCAGGGAAG GACAAACACTGGCTGCTGCGTCAACCTGTCAACCCCATGCCAAATAGTTCCCTCACATTCCTGGACAATGCATACAGGAGAAG GTGGCAGACGCTGTTATCTGTGGACGACATGGTCGAGATGCTGGTGAAGAAACTCGACAGCATACAAGAGCTAAACAACACCTACATCTTCTACACGTCAGACAACGGCTATCACACAG GTCAGTTCTCGCTGCCCATCGATAAAAGGCAGCTGTACGAGTTTGACATCAGGATCCCACTCCTGGTCCGCGGCCCCGGCATCAACCCGAACCAGAAGCTGCAG GCGCCGGTGTTGAATATTGACCTGGCTCCTACCATACTGGACATATCTGGTGTCAATCTGTCCACTGTGAATATGGACGGGCAGTCTTTCCTTTCTCAGATG gccCCGTCTCTGCGGAATGGCACAGCACGGCCATTTTTCCTCGTTGAATACACAGGAGAGGGTAATCCGACTACAGACCCTGCTTGTCCTAAACTGGGCCCTGGACTTTCT CAATGTTTCCCAGACTGTGTGTGCGAGGATGCTTACAACAACACCTACGCCTGCGTCAGGACCCTCGATGGCAAACAGGACCTGCAGTACTGCGAGTTTGCAGACAGCGAG TCATTCGTAGAGATGTACAACCTGACGTCAGACCCAAACCAGCTGGAGAACATTGTGAAGAAGGTGGATCCGTCTGTCCTGCAGGCCATGAACCAGCGGCTCATAAAGCTCCAGTCCTGCGCGGGTAGCAGCTGCCGTGACGTTATGTGA
- the polm gene encoding DNA-directed DNA/RNA polymerase mu isoform X2 yields the protein MVPLKRRKLGSSHTGNAGTNSGDEVKFPQVVLFLLERKMGASRRAFLSQLGRKKGFQVQELFSEIVTHVICENNSGEEVRTWLDSQASSRPGAHLLDISWYTESMRAGQPVEILDRHKLQELQISEAEVIMFSVPSYACQRRTSLENHNTPLTEALSLLAENAELSEDDGRGVAFRRAAAVLKALPSPVTSMSQLKGLPCLGEHSLRVIKDILENGSSIEVESTKNSERYNALKVLTGIFGVGSKTAERWIRAGIHSLHQLQDSGQTLNRAQQAGLEHYDDINQPVTKAEADVIGEIVEKAVVSVLPGAQIVLTGGFRRGKLTGHDVDFLITHPEEGREVGLMSKVVSWLESKGFLLYQKTTRNSYLESKDGPGRPASNIDRFERCFSIFKLAKEKETRTKDPQEVTENRVSAETDQNPNSDKLMNKQTDTPWRAVRVDLVVSPISQFAFALLGWTGSKLFERELRRWAGHERSMSLSSHALFDNKKGRYLRASSEEEIFAHLGLEFILPSERNA from the exons ATGGTGCCATTAAAACGAAGGAAACTAGGCTCTTCGCATACTGGAAACGCTGGGACTAACAGTGGAGATGAAGTCAAGTTCCCTCAGgttgttttattccttttggaaagaaaaatgggAGCCAGTCGGAGAGCTTTCCTCTCTCAGCTCGGACGAAAGAAAGGATTTCAGGTGCAGGAGCTGTTCAG TGAAATTGTCACACATGTCATATGTGAGAACAACTCTGGCGAGGAGGTAAGGACGTGGCTGGACTCGCAGGCCAGCAGCCGACCAGGAGCTCACCTGCTGGACATCAGCTGGTACACAGAGAGCATGCGTGCAGGTCAGCCGGTGGAAATTCTGGACAGACATAAACTACAG GAGCTGCAGATCAGTGAAGCAGAGGTTATCATGTTCTCAGTCCCCAGCTACGCCTGTCAGAGAAGGACCTCGCTGGAAAACCATAACACCCCCCTCACT GAAGCTTTGTCACTTCTGGCTGAAAACGCAGAACTCAGTGAGGATGACGGGCGAGGTGTGGCGTTCCGCCGGGCCGCCGCCGTGTTGAAGGCGCTCCCCTCGCCGGTGACGAGCATGTCGCAGCTCAAGGGGCTGCCCTGTTTGGGGGAGCACTCACTCAGAGTCATCAAA GACATTTTGGAAAATGGATCATCGATTGAGGTAGAGTCCACCAAGAATTCTGAGCGGTATAATGCGTTAAAG GTGTTGACGGGTATTTTTGGAGTTGGATCAAAAACAGCCGAGCGATGGATCAGAGCGGGGATACACAGCCTTCATCAGTTACAGGATTCGGGACAAACGCTGAATCGAGCTCAACAGGCAG GTCTGGAGCACTACGATGACATCAACCAGCCGGTCACTAAAGCAGAGGCTGATGTTATCGGGGAGATTGTAGAGAAAGCTGTTGTTTCTGTGTTACCAGGAGCTCAGATCGTTCTGACTGGAGGATTCAGGAG AGGGAAGCTGACGGGTCACGATGTCGACTTCCTGATAACGCACCCAGAGGAAGGCCGAGAGGTGGGACTGATGTCTAAAGTGGTCTCCTGGCTCGAGTCAAAG GGCTTCTTGTTGTACCAAAAAACTACTAGAAACTCTTACCTAGAGTCCAAAGACGGTCCAGGTCGGCCTGCCTCCAACATAGACCGCTTTGAGAGATGTTTCTCTATCTTCAAACTGGCCAAGGAGAAAGAAACCAGAACCAAGGATCCACAGGAGGTGACAGAAAACAGAGTATCAGCAGAAACGGATCAAAACCCAAACTCAGACAAACTCATGAACAAGCAGACAGACACGCCGTGGAGAGCTGTGAGAGTGGACCTGGTGGTCTCCCCCATCAGCCAGTTTGCTTTTGCTCTGCTGGGCTGGACCGGATCCAAA TTGTTTGAGAGGGAGCTGCGGCGCTGGGCGGGGCACGAGAGGAGCATGTCTCTGAGCAGCCACGCTCTGTTTGACAACAAAAAG GGTAGATATCTGAGAGCTTCGTCGGAGGAGGAGATATTTGCTCATCTTGGTCTGGAGTTCATCCTTCCATCAGAGAGAAATGCCTGA
- the polm gene encoding DNA-directed DNA/RNA polymerase mu isoform X3: MIYSYLTSISEIVTHVICENNSGEEVRTWLDSQASSRPGAHLLDISWYTESMRAGQPVEILDRHKLQQELQISEAEVIMFSVPSYACQRRTSLENHNTPLTEALSLLAENAELSEDDGRGVAFRRAAAVLKALPSPVTSMSQLKGLPCLGEHSLRVIKDILENGSSIEVESTKNSERYNALKVLTGIFGVGSKTAERWIRAGIHSLHQLQDSGQTLNRAQQAGLEHYDDINQPVTKAEADVIGEIVEKAVVSVLPGAQIVLTGGFRRGKLTGHDVDFLITHPEEGREVGLMSKVVSWLESKGFLLYQKTTRNSYLESKDGPGRPASNIDRFERCFSIFKLAKEKETRTKDPQEVTENRVSAETDQNPNSDKLMNKQTDTPWRAVRVDLVVSPISQFAFALLGWTGSKLFERELRRWAGHERSMSLSSHALFDNKKGRYLRASSEEEIFAHLGLEFILPSERNA; encoded by the exons ATGATTTACTCATATTTAACCAGCATAAG TGAAATTGTCACACATGTCATATGTGAGAACAACTCTGGCGAGGAGGTAAGGACGTGGCTGGACTCGCAGGCCAGCAGCCGACCAGGAGCTCACCTGCTGGACATCAGCTGGTACACAGAGAGCATGCGTGCAGGTCAGCCGGTGGAAATTCTGGACAGACATAAACTACAG CAGGAGCTGCAGATCAGTGAAGCAGAGGTTATCATGTTCTCAGTCCCCAGCTACGCCTGTCAGAGAAGGACCTCGCTGGAAAACCATAACACCCCCCTCACT GAAGCTTTGTCACTTCTGGCTGAAAACGCAGAACTCAGTGAGGATGACGGGCGAGGTGTGGCGTTCCGCCGGGCCGCCGCCGTGTTGAAGGCGCTCCCCTCGCCGGTGACGAGCATGTCGCAGCTCAAGGGGCTGCCCTGTTTGGGGGAGCACTCACTCAGAGTCATCAAA GACATTTTGGAAAATGGATCATCGATTGAGGTAGAGTCCACCAAGAATTCTGAGCGGTATAATGCGTTAAAG GTGTTGACGGGTATTTTTGGAGTTGGATCAAAAACAGCCGAGCGATGGATCAGAGCGGGGATACACAGCCTTCATCAGTTACAGGATTCGGGACAAACGCTGAATCGAGCTCAACAGGCAG GTCTGGAGCACTACGATGACATCAACCAGCCGGTCACTAAAGCAGAGGCTGATGTTATCGGGGAGATTGTAGAGAAAGCTGTTGTTTCTGTGTTACCAGGAGCTCAGATCGTTCTGACTGGAGGATTCAGGAG AGGGAAGCTGACGGGTCACGATGTCGACTTCCTGATAACGCACCCAGAGGAAGGCCGAGAGGTGGGACTGATGTCTAAAGTGGTCTCCTGGCTCGAGTCAAAG GGCTTCTTGTTGTACCAAAAAACTACTAGAAACTCTTACCTAGAGTCCAAAGACGGTCCAGGTCGGCCTGCCTCCAACATAGACCGCTTTGAGAGATGTTTCTCTATCTTCAAACTGGCCAAGGAGAAAGAAACCAGAACCAAGGATCCACAGGAGGTGACAGAAAACAGAGTATCAGCAGAAACGGATCAAAACCCAAACTCAGACAAACTCATGAACAAGCAGACAGACACGCCGTGGAGAGCTGTGAGAGTGGACCTGGTGGTCTCCCCCATCAGCCAGTTTGCTTTTGCTCTGCTGGGCTGGACCGGATCCAAA TTGTTTGAGAGGGAGCTGCGGCGCTGGGCGGGGCACGAGAGGAGCATGTCTCTGAGCAGCCACGCTCTGTTTGACAACAAAAAG GGTAGATATCTGAGAGCTTCGTCGGAGGAGGAGATATTTGCTCATCTTGGTCTGGAGTTCATCCTTCCATCAGAGAGAAATGCCTGA
- the polm gene encoding DNA-directed DNA/RNA polymerase mu isoform X1, whose product MVPLKRRKLGSSHTGNAGTNSGDEVKFPQVVLFLLERKMGASRRAFLSQLGRKKGFQVQELFSEIVTHVICENNSGEEVRTWLDSQASSRPGAHLLDISWYTESMRAGQPVEILDRHKLQQELQISEAEVIMFSVPSYACQRRTSLENHNTPLTEALSLLAENAELSEDDGRGVAFRRAAAVLKALPSPVTSMSQLKGLPCLGEHSLRVIKDILENGSSIEVESTKNSERYNALKVLTGIFGVGSKTAERWIRAGIHSLHQLQDSGQTLNRAQQAGLEHYDDINQPVTKAEADVIGEIVEKAVVSVLPGAQIVLTGGFRRGKLTGHDVDFLITHPEEGREVGLMSKVVSWLESKGFLLYQKTTRNSYLESKDGPGRPASNIDRFERCFSIFKLAKEKETRTKDPQEVTENRVSAETDQNPNSDKLMNKQTDTPWRAVRVDLVVSPISQFAFALLGWTGSKLFERELRRWAGHERSMSLSSHALFDNKKGRYLRASSEEEIFAHLGLEFILPSERNA is encoded by the exons ATGGTGCCATTAAAACGAAGGAAACTAGGCTCTTCGCATACTGGAAACGCTGGGACTAACAGTGGAGATGAAGTCAAGTTCCCTCAGgttgttttattccttttggaaagaaaaatgggAGCCAGTCGGAGAGCTTTCCTCTCTCAGCTCGGACGAAAGAAAGGATTTCAGGTGCAGGAGCTGTTCAG TGAAATTGTCACACATGTCATATGTGAGAACAACTCTGGCGAGGAGGTAAGGACGTGGCTGGACTCGCAGGCCAGCAGCCGACCAGGAGCTCACCTGCTGGACATCAGCTGGTACACAGAGAGCATGCGTGCAGGTCAGCCGGTGGAAATTCTGGACAGACATAAACTACAG CAGGAGCTGCAGATCAGTGAAGCAGAGGTTATCATGTTCTCAGTCCCCAGCTACGCCTGTCAGAGAAGGACCTCGCTGGAAAACCATAACACCCCCCTCACT GAAGCTTTGTCACTTCTGGCTGAAAACGCAGAACTCAGTGAGGATGACGGGCGAGGTGTGGCGTTCCGCCGGGCCGCCGCCGTGTTGAAGGCGCTCCCCTCGCCGGTGACGAGCATGTCGCAGCTCAAGGGGCTGCCCTGTTTGGGGGAGCACTCACTCAGAGTCATCAAA GACATTTTGGAAAATGGATCATCGATTGAGGTAGAGTCCACCAAGAATTCTGAGCGGTATAATGCGTTAAAG GTGTTGACGGGTATTTTTGGAGTTGGATCAAAAACAGCCGAGCGATGGATCAGAGCGGGGATACACAGCCTTCATCAGTTACAGGATTCGGGACAAACGCTGAATCGAGCTCAACAGGCAG GTCTGGAGCACTACGATGACATCAACCAGCCGGTCACTAAAGCAGAGGCTGATGTTATCGGGGAGATTGTAGAGAAAGCTGTTGTTTCTGTGTTACCAGGAGCTCAGATCGTTCTGACTGGAGGATTCAGGAG AGGGAAGCTGACGGGTCACGATGTCGACTTCCTGATAACGCACCCAGAGGAAGGCCGAGAGGTGGGACTGATGTCTAAAGTGGTCTCCTGGCTCGAGTCAAAG GGCTTCTTGTTGTACCAAAAAACTACTAGAAACTCTTACCTAGAGTCCAAAGACGGTCCAGGTCGGCCTGCCTCCAACATAGACCGCTTTGAGAGATGTTTCTCTATCTTCAAACTGGCCAAGGAGAAAGAAACCAGAACCAAGGATCCACAGGAGGTGACAGAAAACAGAGTATCAGCAGAAACGGATCAAAACCCAAACTCAGACAAACTCATGAACAAGCAGACAGACACGCCGTGGAGAGCTGTGAGAGTGGACCTGGTGGTCTCCCCCATCAGCCAGTTTGCTTTTGCTCTGCTGGGCTGGACCGGATCCAAA TTGTTTGAGAGGGAGCTGCGGCGCTGGGCGGGGCACGAGAGGAGCATGTCTCTGAGCAGCCACGCTCTGTTTGACAACAAAAAG GGTAGATATCTGAGAGCTTCGTCGGAGGAGGAGATATTTGCTCATCTTGGTCTGGAGTTCATCCTTCCATCAGAGAGAAATGCCTGA